From Selenomonas ruminantium AC2024, a single genomic window includes:
- a CDS encoding class I SAM-dependent methyltransferase produces MRYVQTVSNVLNLVKAAILPALAKAKVVVDATAGNGNDTLFLAEHTGDEAKIYAFDIQQAALDNTRMKTAAYAQRIVYVLRSHAELDCVVAEDIDLAMFNLGYLPGEGHNVTTQVESTKEALRQVLAKLSLNGVCVLVVYPGHEAGEQEAAMLEDYLSALAKQDYTVGCYRLLNHSRTAPYAYVVEKVRKRSED; encoded by the coding sequence GTGAGGTATGTGCAAACAGTCAGCAATGTGCTGAATTTGGTTAAGGCGGCAATATTACCGGCTTTGGCTAAGGCTAAGGTGGTGGTAGATGCTACGGCGGGCAATGGCAACGATACGTTGTTTTTGGCCGAGCATACTGGTGACGAGGCAAAAATTTATGCCTTTGACATTCAGCAGGCGGCGCTGGATAATACCCGGATGAAGACGGCAGCTTATGCGCAGAGGATTGTGTATGTGCTGCGCAGTCATGCGGAGCTTGATTGTGTTGTGGCGGAAGATATTGACTTGGCGATGTTCAATCTGGGGTATCTGCCGGGTGAGGGGCATAATGTTACCACCCAGGTTGAAAGTACCAAGGAAGCGCTCCGGCAGGTGCTGGCGAAATTGAGTCTAAATGGTGTCTGCGTGCTGGTGGTTTATCCCGGCCATGAAGCAGGGGAACAGGAAGCGGCAATGTTGGAGGATTATCTGTCTGCTTTGGCGAAGCAGGATTATACGGTGGGCTGTTACCGACTGCTCAACCATAGCAGGACGGCCCCTTACGCCTATGTGGTGGAAAAAGTGCGCAAAAGGAGCGAGGATTAA
- the uvrA gene encoding excinuclease ABC subunit UvrA encodes MEQYIRIKGARAHNLKNINVDIPRDKLVVVTGLSGSGKSSLAFDTVYAEGQRRYVESLSSYARQFLGQMDKPDVDNIDGLSPAISIDQKTTSHNPRSTVGTVTEIYDYLRLLFARAGRPHCPKCGKPITQQTVDQMVDQIKDLPERTKLLIMAQVVRGKKGEHRKILDHIRHEGYVRVRIDGEIFDINDDINLEKNKKHTIEVVIDRLVVREGMDQRLADSLETALKLGEGVVYVQVVDGELLMFSENFACVDCGISLPEITPRMFSFNNPYGACPVCMGLGSHMEFDEELVIPDPKLSVGGGVFAPLSKNVHSYAMCAMGAVLKDYGYDLDTPWKDMDKKTQKVLLYGSKDEKFRFHYTNMFGENKEYNVEFEGVMPLLARRYHETDSDEMRESYENYMTEIPCSACHGARLKPETLSVLVGGKNIHEVTDMNIREAESFFLNLELTPREAKIAKQILKEIHARLNFLLNVGLDYLTLSRAAGTLSGGEAQRIRLATQIGSGLQGVLYVLDEPSIGLHQRDNNRLLETLKNLRDLGNTLLVVEHDEDTMYAADHIIDIGPGAGEHGGQVVAQGTAQEIMQVPESVTGQYLSRKKYIPVPSRRRPGNGKCLEVVGAAENNLKDINVKFPLGTLTLVTGVSGSGKSTLVNEILYKGIASRLYHAKGKPGKHKKIKGLEHIDKIIDIDQQPIGRTPRSNPATYTGVFDAIRELFSQTSESKVRGYKAGRFSFNVKGGRCEACKGDGILKIEMHFLPDVYVPCEVCKGARYNRETLEVRYKGKTIADVLDMTIDEAVVFFANVPKIARKLQVIQDVGLGYIKLGQPATTLSGGEAQRVKLATELSRRSTGKTLYILDEPTTGLHSADIHKLLGILQRLVDGGDTVVVIEHNLDVIKTADYIIDLGPEGGDKGGTIVASGRPEDIVKVPASYTGKFLKPLLEEKNE; translated from the coding sequence ATGGAACAATATATCAGAATCAAGGGGGCAAGAGCCCATAACTTAAAAAACATCAATGTGGATATCCCGCGGGATAAATTAGTGGTCGTCACTGGCCTGTCCGGTTCGGGGAAGTCCTCGCTGGCCTTTGATACGGTCTATGCGGAAGGTCAGCGGCGTTATGTGGAGTCGCTGTCCTCTTACGCCCGGCAGTTTTTGGGGCAGATGGATAAACCGGATGTGGATAATATTGACGGCCTTTCGCCGGCAATTTCCATTGACCAAAAGACCACGAGCCATAATCCGCGCTCCACGGTGGGGACGGTTACGGAAATCTATGACTATCTGCGCCTGCTCTTTGCGCGGGCGGGAAGGCCTCACTGTCCCAAGTGCGGCAAGCCCATTACCCAGCAGACGGTGGACCAGATGGTGGACCAGATAAAAGATTTGCCCGAGCGCACGAAGCTGCTCATCATGGCACAGGTCGTGCGGGGCAAGAAGGGCGAGCACCGCAAGATTCTCGACCATATCCGTCATGAGGGCTATGTGCGCGTGCGCATTGATGGGGAAATCTTCGATATCAACGATGATATCAATTTGGAGAAGAACAAGAAACATACCATTGAAGTCGTGATTGACCGTTTGGTCGTGCGGGAAGGTATGGACCAGCGGCTCGCTGATTCCCTCGAAACCGCTCTTAAACTCGGTGAAGGTGTGGTCTATGTGCAGGTGGTGGACGGTGAACTCTTGATGTTCAGCGAAAACTTTGCCTGTGTGGACTGCGGCATCAGCCTGCCGGAAATCACGCCGCGCATGTTTTCCTTCAATAATCCATACGGTGCCTGTCCTGTGTGTATGGGGCTCGGCAGCCATATGGAATTTGACGAGGAACTCGTGATTCCCGACCCGAAGCTGTCGGTGGGTGGCGGTGTCTTTGCGCCTCTGTCGAAGAACGTCCATTCCTATGCCATGTGTGCTATGGGAGCTGTGCTCAAGGATTATGGCTATGATCTCGATACGCCGTGGAAGGATATGGACAAAAAGACGCAGAAGGTACTGCTCTACGGTTCCAAGGACGAAAAATTCCGCTTCCATTACACCAATATGTTTGGTGAAAACAAGGAATACAATGTGGAATTTGAAGGTGTTATGCCTCTGCTGGCCCGCCGTTACCACGAAACGGATTCGGATGAAATGCGGGAGTCCTATGAGAATTACATGACCGAGATTCCCTGCTCGGCCTGCCATGGGGCGCGCTTAAAGCCGGAAACCTTGTCGGTTCTAGTCGGCGGCAAGAATATCCATGAAGTGACGGATATGAATATCCGCGAGGCAGAAAGTTTCTTTTTGAATTTGGAACTGACGCCGCGGGAGGCCAAGATTGCCAAACAGATTTTGAAGGAAATCCATGCGCGGCTGAACTTTCTCTTAAATGTCGGCCTGGATTATCTGACGCTGTCGCGGGCGGCAGGTACGCTCTCTGGCGGCGAGGCCCAGCGCATCCGTTTGGCTACGCAGATTGGATCGGGGTTGCAAGGCGTGCTCTATGTACTCGACGAGCCCAGTATCGGCCTGCATCAGCGGGACAACAACCGCCTGCTTGAAACGCTCAAAAATCTGCGGGATTTGGGCAATACCCTGCTCGTGGTAGAACATGATGAAGACACGATGTATGCCGCTGACCATATCATCGATATCGGCCCAGGGGCCGGTGAACATGGCGGGCAGGTGGTAGCGCAGGGAACAGCGCAGGAAATCATGCAGGTGCCCGAATCGGTGACGGGGCAGTATCTTTCCCGCAAGAAGTATATTCCCGTTCCCTCCCGCCGCCGTCCGGGAAATGGCAAATGTCTGGAAGTTGTAGGGGCTGCGGAAAACAACCTCAAGGATATCAATGTGAAGTTCCCCTTGGGAACGCTGACGCTGGTCACGGGCGTGTCCGGTTCGGGCAAGAGTACGCTGGTCAATGAAATCCTCTACAAGGGCATTGCCTCACGGCTCTACCATGCCAAGGGCAAACCGGGCAAACATAAGAAAATCAAGGGTTTGGAGCATATCGATAAGATTATCGATATCGACCAGCAGCCCATTGGCCGCACGCCGCGTTCCAATCCGGCCACCTATACCGGCGTTTTTGATGCGATTCGGGAGTTGTTCAGTCAGACCAGTGAGTCCAAGGTGCGCGGCTATAAAGCCGGACGGTTCAGTTTTAACGTCAAGGGGGGCCGCTGTGAAGCCTGCAAGGGCGACGGCATTTTGAAGATTGAAATGCACTTTCTGCCGGATGTCTATGTGCCCTGCGAAGTCTGCAAAGGGGCGCGGTACAATCGCGAAACGCTTGAAGTCCGCTACAAGGGCAAGACCATTGCCGATGTGCTCGATATGACCATTGATGAAGCCGTGGTGTTCTTTGCCAATGTGCCGAAGATTGCCCGCAAGCTGCAGGTGATTCAGGATGTGGGTTTAGGTTATATCAAGCTAGGGCAGCCGGCAACTACGCTGTCTGGTGGTGAGGCGCAGCGCGTAAAATTGGCTACGGAACTTTCCCGCCGCAGTACGGGCAAGACGCTTTATATTTTGGATGAACCGACTACAGGTCTGCATTCAGCGGATATTCATAAGCTGCTGGGCATTTTGCAGCGGCTGGTCGATGGTGGCGATACGGTCGTGGTCATTGAGCATAATCTCGATGTGATTAAGACGGCTGATTATATTATCGATTTGGGGCCGGAAGGCGGCGACAAGGGCGGTACTATTGTGGCCTCTGGCAGACCTGAAGATATTGTGAAGGTTCCGGCTTCGTATACTGGGAAGTTCTTGAAGCCGCTCTTGGAAGAAAAGAACGAATAA
- the uvrB gene encoding excinuclease ABC subunit UvrB, with protein sequence MAMVPKLNTMQFDKEIPFKVVAPFEPMGDQPKAIEDLAAGIENGQQAQVLLGATGTGKTYTIAKVIEKVQKPTLVIAHNKTLAAQLASEFKAFFPENYVGYFVSYYDYYQPEAYIASTDTYIEKDSSINDEIDELRHSATCSLFERRDVIIVASVSCIYGLGSPESYHEMVLSLHKGQEVPREDILHKLVQIRYERNDIAFERGRFRVRGDVIEVFPAGYNNRAVRIELFGDEIDRMVEFDVVTGEVYGERTHLMVFPASHYVTEDEDMKIAMQDIRDELDVQLKMFRENGKLLEAQRIEQRTNYDLEMMQEMGYCSGIENYSRHLTHRKAGEAPYTLLDYFPEDFLIVVDESHVTLPQVHAMYAGDRSRKVSLVENGFRLPSAFDNRPLTFEEFAARINQIIYVSATPGKYEKEQAQQVAQQVIRPTGLIDPEIEVRPLEGQIDDLLSEIRLRIERNERVLVTTLTKKMAENLTDFLKEAGVKVRYLHSDIATIERAEIIHDLRAGEFDVLVGINLLREGLDMPEVSLIAILDADKEGFLRSDTSLIQIIGRAARNANGRVIMYADRITDSMKRAMDETERRREIQQAYNKEHGIVPKTIIKPIKPLIETTLVAESAASYTAENGKKKKKLSKKDKENLVKTLLREMQQASRAMEFERAAELRDMILELDGTLPKQGVK encoded by the coding sequence ATGGCTATGGTGCCGAAATTAAATACGATGCAGTTTGATAAAGAGATACCCTTCAAGGTAGTGGCTCCCTTCGAGCCCATGGGCGACCAGCCAAAAGCCATTGAGGATTTGGCGGCAGGCATCGAAAACGGCCAACAGGCGCAGGTGCTTCTGGGCGCGACGGGCACCGGCAAAACATACACCATTGCCAAGGTCATTGAGAAGGTGCAGAAGCCCACACTGGTCATTGCCCATAACAAGACATTGGCGGCACAGCTGGCCAGTGAGTTCAAGGCCTTCTTCCCGGAAAATTATGTGGGCTATTTTGTCAGCTACTATGACTACTATCAGCCGGAGGCCTATATTGCTTCTACGGACACCTATATCGAAAAGGATTCGTCCATCAATGATGAGATTGATGAACTGCGTCATTCGGCTACCTGCTCGCTGTTTGAGCGGCGGGATGTGATTATCGTCGCGTCCGTGTCCTGTATCTATGGCCTGGGCTCGCCGGAAAGCTACCATGAAATGGTATTGTCCCTGCACAAGGGGCAGGAGGTGCCGCGGGAGGATATTTTGCACAAGCTGGTGCAGATTCGCTATGAGCGCAATGACATTGCCTTTGAACGCGGGCGGTTCCGCGTGCGGGGCGATGTCATCGAAGTGTTCCCCGCAGGCTACAATAACCGGGCGGTGCGCATTGAACTCTTCGGTGATGAAATCGACCGCATGGTGGAGTTCGATGTGGTGACAGGCGAGGTCTATGGCGAGCGCACCCATCTGATGGTGTTCCCTGCGTCCCATTATGTCACCGAAGACGAGGATATGAAGATTGCCATGCAGGATATCCGCGATGAGCTCGATGTGCAGCTCAAAATGTTCCGTGAAAATGGCAAATTGCTCGAAGCTCAGCGCATTGAACAGCGCACCAACTACGATTTGGAAATGATGCAGGAAATGGGCTACTGTTCGGGCATTGAAAATTACTCCCGTCATTTGACGCACCGCAAGGCGGGCGAAGCGCCTTATACCCTGCTCGATTACTTTCCCGAAGATTTCCTGATTGTGGTGGACGAGTCCCATGTGACTCTGCCGCAGGTGCATGCCATGTATGCCGGTGACAGAAGCCGCAAGGTGTCCTTGGTGGAAAATGGCTTCCGCCTGCCGTCCGCTTTTGACAACCGGCCGCTGACCTTTGAGGAATTTGCGGCCCGCATCAATCAGATTATCTATGTGTCGGCTACGCCGGGCAAGTACGAAAAGGAACAGGCCCAGCAGGTGGCCCAACAGGTTATCCGTCCGACGGGACTCATTGACCCAGAAATCGAAGTGCGGCCGTTGGAGGGGCAGATTGATGATTTGCTGTCGGAAATCCGTCTGCGCATTGAGCGCAATGAGCGTGTGCTCGTCACGACCCTGACCAAGAAGATGGCGGAAAATCTCACCGATTTTCTGAAAGAGGCAGGCGTAAAGGTACGCTATCTGCATTCCGATATTGCGACCATTGAGCGCGCGGAAATCATCCACGATTTGCGGGCCGGGGAATTTGATGTGCTGGTGGGTATCAATCTCTTGCGTGAAGGTCTGGATATGCCGGAGGTGTCTTTGATTGCCATACTGGATGCGGATAAGGAAGGTTTCCTGCGTTCCGATACGTCCCTGATTCAGATTATCGGCCGTGCCGCCCGCAATGCCAATGGCCGGGTCATTATGTATGCCGACCGGATAACGGATTCCATGAAGCGGGCCATGGATGAGACGGAACGTCGCCGGGAAATCCAGCAGGCCTACAACAAAGAGCACGGCATTGTGCCTAAGACGATTATCAAGCCGATTAAACCGCTGATTGAAACCACGTTGGTTGCGGAGTCGGCGGCAAGTTATACTGCGGAGAATGGCAAAAAGAAGAAAAAACTTTCCAAGAAGGACAAGGAAAATCTCGTCAAGACGCTGCTGCGTGAAATGCAGCAGGCCTCCCGTGCTATGGAATTTGAGCGGGCGGCAGAGCTTAGGGATATGATATTGGAACTCGATGGCACGCTGCCAAAACAAGGAGTCAAATAA